DNA sequence from the Pseudomonadota bacterium genome:
CCGCTCTCGCGAGGGGTCGCTGGGCGTGTCGGCCGCGCGTCCGCGGCATCTCACCTGGATGCCGTTCGAGCAGGGAGAAGATACCTACGAGGTGCGCCTCGAGACCCCCGCGGGCGTCTTCGTGCGCAAGACCCACGACACCAGCATCGAGATACCCGCCGACGAGTGGGCGCGCCTCTGCGTCGAGCCGGAAGCCCCCTACGTCTGGTCGGTGACCGCGCTGAAGGGAGGGCGCGCGGGCGAGACCCAGGAGGGAAGCGTGTCGTTCCTCGCCGAGGCGCAGGCGCAGCCGCTCGCGGAGCAGGAGGCCCTGGCCAGGAGCCTCGAGCCCGAGCGGGCCATGCTGGCCTTGTCGTCGCTCTACCGCGCGTGGAACCTGCACTGGGAAGCGTGCGACGTGCTACGTGCCTACGTCGAGCGACACCCCGAGCAACCCGTGGGCTACCTGCTCATGAGCCAGGTGTGTGAAGAGATGGAACGGGTGCAGGAGGCGTCGCGCGCCCTCGGGCAGGCCAACCGCCTCATGTCCGCCGTCTGAGCCGGGCCCTCGCGCTCCGAACGAAAACGCCCCCGGTGCATTACGCGCCGGGGGCGTTTTCACGTCGCACGCTCTCTACCCCTGGGTGCGGCGCTGGAAGGCTTCGTTCAAAATGATCTTCAGCTCGCCGGAGTCGAGCCAGATGCCGGCGCACTGCGGGCAGCGGTCGATGACCACGCGGCGTGCGTCAGAGAAATATCGGGTCTGCATCATAACGGCACACGATGGGCACTTTATCGTGCCTCGTGGATCGTGGGTCTCGAGGCCCAGGCCGTCGACCAGGTCGGTTGCGAGGTGATGCAGCGCCCGCAGCTCGCCGGCGTCGAGCCAGGCGCTGTCGCAGTACGCGCACGTGTCCATCTCCACGCTCATGAAGGTGACGTTGTCGAGGGCGCACCCATCTCTGGGACATTGCATGCGTTCAAGCTTCGCGTTCAGCGGGACTGTCCCTGCCCGAGCGGACCGGGCGCCGCGCGCGAGGGCAGGGGAGCGGCCGCTTCGCTACAGCCTGCCCCAGAGCCAAGGGCTGCTGTTCTGGCGTATCGTTAACAACCCGTTAATTGGCGGGGTGCCCCTGGCATGGCATGCTTGATGACAAGAGGAAGAAGATGTCGCTCGTACGGCGGGCGACGGGACTCGAGGAGACCGCAATCGCATGCGCATCAGTGTCGCGCCCCACGCCTGTGAACCCCAGAAGAAATGGCGACAACCTGCTGAGCCCCTACATGCAGCAGAACCTGAAGGACATGGAGGCCGTGGGCTCCACCGATCAGGTCAACATCGTGACCCAGTTCGACGCCGAGAACCAGGGCGCTACCCGTCGCTTGATGCTCAAGGGAGACGCCCCCGCGGGGGCGCTCGCATCGCCCGTGGTCGAAGATCTCGGGCAGACCAACATGGCCCGCCCGGAGACCTTGTCCGATTTCATCAAGTGGGGCGTCGAGAAGTATCCGGCCGACCATTATATGGTGGTGATGGCGGGCTTCGGCAACGGTTGGTCCGGCGCCATGATCGACGTGGGCGATCGCACGCTCATGTCGCTTCCCGATATTCACCAGGCGCTGCAATCCGCGCAAGCGGCCACCGGGAAGAAGATCGATGTGCTCGGTTTCGACGCCGAGCTCATGGGCATGGCCGAGGTGGCCCACGAGCTGCGCGATGACGCAGGCTACCTGGTTGCCTCCGAGCACAGCGAGAAGAAGGAGCGATGGTCGTACGCGTCGGCGCTGTCGACGGCATTCCCCCAGATCTCGGCCAGCTGCGGCGCCCCCGCGCCCGTCGACGTGGCGAAGGCGTTTGTGACGGGCACTGCTGATCGGCCCAAGGGCGTGCCTACGATGGCTGCCTACGATCTCCGCCAGGAGCCTCGCCTGGCCCACAGCATTCGCAGCCTGAGCGCCGCCATCCAGGCATCGAGCCTTTCCGGAGAGGCGGTGGGGCGGCTCAAGGCCGACACCCAGCACTACCTCATCCCCTCATATGTCGATCTGCACGATCTCTGCACCCGCATCGTCGAGGAGCCGGCCGCCGAGCCCAAGCTCAAGGCAGCCGCCATCGAGTGCCAGCAGGCCATCGCAGGCATGGTCATCGCCGAGCGTCACAGCAAGTGGCTTCGACACTCGCACGGGGTCAGCATCGATCTGCAGTACGGCTATCCCGACTATGCGGCCATGCGCTTCGCGCAAGACACCCAGTGGAACGCCGCGCAGGATCGGCTCGCGCGCGATCTCTGAGCCCTGTTCTCGCCGCGCCTCGATAAAAACCGTCGCGTCTGGTTTGCACCGATTTGATACCCGCCTGTTACGCTCGCATCAGCGCTCGTCGGCCTGAGCCTCCTTGCACGAAGCCGTGTCGGTGCGTGCTGAAGCAATGCGTCAGGAGGTCACCTGCATGGATGCGCTCCCCCCAGCTGCCGCGGTCTGGCTCATCGGAAACCAGACCAGTGTCTTCTATGGCCCCCCGCTCTCCGCGCCGCCCGTGAGCACGGGCGGATCGACCATGATGGGAGACGATCTCTCATCGCTCATGCGCGGCGGCGCGCTGTCGTCGCTCGCGGGCACCATGGCGTTCGCGCCTCTTGCCACGGGCGGCATGACCGTGGGTCCCTTCGGCGCGGTTCCCGCGAGTCCGGATGCGTCGTACGCCGCTTCGGCCGATCCGAGCCGGTCGTATGGCCGCGCGGATGCCGCGCGTCAGCGTCCTCGGCTGAGTGATCAAGAGAAGAAGGTGCTTCGCGAGAAGGCCCGGGCCATCGGCGGCGCCAGCGATCTCGACGGCGACGGGAAGGTGGGGTGTCGCGAGCGCGATCGTGCCGAGCAGATCCGGGATGAATTCGTCAAGAAGCAGGCGGACACAAAGGCGCTGGCCAGCGGCGCGCGCGCGCTCGGCTATCGGCCGTCAGACCTCAGGTAGTCGGCGGCGCGCTCAGCGCCCGGGAAGAACGAAGCGAAGAACGCTGTCGCCGCTCACCTGGATCTCGTCGCCGTGCTCGAGCGGTCGGGGGCCATCGATGGCGATGCCGTTCACCAGCGTGGGGTTGGTGCTGCGCGGCACGAGCTCCCACGTGGCGTCGGCCATCTTGATGGTGGCGTGGCGTCGTGAGACGGCCGCGTCGTCGAGACGCACCGCGCAATCGACTGCGCGGCCGATGTCGGCGCTCTGGGGAGGGAGGGAGAAGCGCTGCCCGGCGCTTGGGCCTGCAGTCACCTCGATGACGGCCTGGGGCGTACGGCTATCGCTGGGGGCGCCCGCGACGAAGTCGATGGTGCTCGCGCCCAGCGCGATGACCGATCCGCCTTGCAGACGAACGCGCTCGCCGCGCGCCACGGGTGTGCCATCGACACGGGTGGTCTCTGCGCCGGACTCGTTGAGCAGGTGGTAGGCCCCCGCGGCGTAGATGAAGGCGGCCTCTTCGTTGGCCAGGCTGGCGTCACCGAAATCGAGATCGTTGCGGCGCGCACCCACCGAGCCGATGGGGATGCGCCGCCCCTCGAGCATGGTCTTGGGGAGGAACGGCACGGTCTTGCCCTGGTGGGGGCCCTCACGCACGCGCAGATGGAAGCGCACGGTGGGGGTCCACGACTGGGTGGCGGCTTCTTGTGATGGCGCGGGAATGAGGGTGAGCGCCGGGTTGCCGTAGATCACGTAGGCGTGCGTGGTGAGGTACGGGTCATCGCTGCCCGCGCAGGCGGTGCGCCCCCTGCGCAGCGCCTCGGCCACGCCGCGCCCTTCGAGGAGCGCGGCGTGGAACGCGCCGGAGAGACGAAGCGCGGCGGCGTCGCGCACGTCCCACAAGGGCCCCACAACGGCTTCGGCGCCCAGCGCCAGGAAGAGGCGTCCCCAGCCGCTGGTGCGTGCCACCAGCGGACGATCGCCCTCCTCGCGCCCGGCCTGGCACGCGTTCATGAAGACGAGACGTGGCCGCGCCGCGAAGCGCACATCGCCCAGGCGTCGGGCCGGAAGCGGCTCGTCGGCGAGAAAGATGCGGCTCTGCGACGGCTCGCGGGTGTCGTAGGTGGCGGTGCAGGCCAGGTGGAGCAGATCGAAGGGGCGGCTCTGGAGGCGATCGACGAGCTCACCGCAGGTGGCCTTGCTTCCGCAGAGCATCTCCACCTCCCAGCCGGGCTTGCCCGCGTACATCTCGGCGATCTGCTCGGCTTCGCGTCTTGCGGTGGGCAGGGCGTCTTCCGGATCGGCCACGACGAGCATGCGCAGCGATGGTCGCGATGCGTCTCGACGCCCCGCCAGCAGGGCGCCGGGCGAGCCATCCCGGCGGGCCTCGAAGATCTGCTGGCGCGCCACCAGGAAGCGCTCCCACAACCAGCGCCCCTCGATGCGGGCCACCTCCCACGGAATGTGGGTCTCATTGGTTTCGAGGGTGAGCAGGCTGCCCTCGAGGGTAGGGTCGGCCAGCAGGTTGTACACGGGCTGGGGCAGCAGGTACGATGCGATCTCGTCACCCACCTGTGTCAGCGCGCGCAGGCGCTCGTCGTTGCCGGCCGCGTTCCACTTCGACGGCTGAAGGGCCTGACGGAACGTCTCGATGGAGCGCTGGATGCGACTCGTGTCGGAGGCGAGAACGGCGCGCTCGTTCGAGACGGTGATGGAGGCGCGCGACGGA
Encoded proteins:
- a CDS encoding CHAT domain-containing protein, encoding MRRVTQLLCTIRQSTDGARYEFLVRDPSRASITVSNERAVLASDTSRIQRSIETFRQALQPSKWNAAGNDERLRALTQVGDEIASYLLPQPVYNLLADPTLEGSLLTLETNETHIPWEVARIEGRWLWERFLVARQQIFEARRDGSPGALLAGRRDASRPSLRMLVVADPEDALPTARREAEQIAEMYAGKPGWEVEMLCGSKATCGELVDRLQSRPFDLLHLACTATYDTREPSQSRIFLADEPLPARRLGDVRFAARPRLVFMNACQAGREEGDRPLVARTSGWGRLFLALGAEAVVGPLWDVRDAAALRLSGAFHAALLEGRGVAEALRRGRTACAGSDDPYLTTHAYVIYGNPALTLIPAPSQEAATQSWTPTVRFHLRVREGPHQGKTVPFLPKTMLEGRRIPIGSVGARRNDLDFGDASLANEEAAFIYAAGAYHLLNESGAETTRVDGTPVARGERVRLQGGSVIALGASTIDFVAGAPSDSRTPQAVIEVTAGPSAGQRFSLPPQSADIGRAVDCAVRLDDAAVSRRHATIKMADATWELVPRSTNPTLVNGIAIDGPRPLEHGDEIQVSGDSVLRFVLPGR